Below is a genomic region from Microbacterium sp. KUDC0406.
GCCGTGCGGCGGAGATCGCCGAGGCGAAGGGCCTCATCCTCGCGGACACGAAGTTCGAGTTCGGGACGGATGCCGCCGGCACCCTGCGTCTGGGCGATGAGGTGCTCACGAGCGACTCGTCCCGGTACTGGGATGCCGAGGCCTGGCGCACCGGCACCACGCCGGCCGAGCGGATGGCGAGCTTCGACAAGCAGATCGTGCGCAACTGGCTGGCCGCCAACTGGGACAGGCAGGGCGAGCCACCGGCGCTGCCGGAGGACGTCGTGGAGCGGACCGCAGCCCGCTACCGCGAGCTGATCGAGCGCCTCACGGCGTGAGTCGGCCGCCGGTGCCTTCGACAGGCGCAGGGAGCCACCTCGTATCCCGATAGGGTTTGTGCAGCCTCCATCCCTATCCCCGAGGAGCCCGCATGTCGCTGTGGAAGATCCACGGCAACGGACGCACTGTCGCGCCCGACGCCGTCGTCCGTCCTGATGAGCGCCTGAACTGGCCCGCCACGATCGCGATCGGCGTGCAGCACGTCGTCGCGATGTTCGGCGCCACGTTCCTGGTGCCGATCCTCACCGGGTTCCCGGTGCCGACGACCCTGCTGTTCAGCGGTGTCGGAACGATCCTGTTCCTGCTCATCACGCGCAACAAGCTGCCCAGCTACCTGGGCTCGTCGTTCGCGTTCATCGCGCCGGTCACCGCCGCGACCGCGGTCGGCGGCACGGGCTCGGCACTCGCCGGCATCGTCGCGGTCGGCGTGCTGCTGGCGATCATCGGTGTCGTCGTGCACACGGCGGGCGTCGCGTGGGTCGACCGGTTCCTGCCGCCGGTGCTCGCCGGCACGATCGTCGCGCTGATCGGATTCAACCTGGCCGGCGCCGCGCACAACAACTTCGCCGCCGCCCCGGTCACCGCCACCGTCACGCTCGGGCTGACCATCCTGTTCGCGGTCGTGTTCCGCGGGTTCCTCGGCCGCATCTCTATCTTCCTCGGCGTGATCGCGGGATACATCTTCGCCGGCATCCGCGGCGAGCTCGACTTCGAGGCGGTCGAGAAGGCCGACTGGGTGGGTCTGCCCACCTTCCAGTTCCCGGACTTCGTCGAACCGAACACCTGGTCGGCGATGGCGATGTTCCTGCCGGTCGTGCTCGTGCTCATCGCCGAGAACGTCGGCCACGTGCGTGGCGTCGCCACCATGGTGAACGACCCGAAGATCAACGAGAACACCGGCAAGGCGCTGATCGCCGACGGCATCTCGACCACGCTCGCCGGCTTCTTCGGCGGTTCTGGCACGACGACCTACGGCGAGAACATCGGCGTCATGGCATCCACCCGCGTCTACTCGACCGCGGCGTACTGGGTGGCCGGCATCACGGCCATCCTGCTCAGCATGTCGCCGAAGTTCGGCGCCGTCATCAACTCGGTGCCCGCCGGCGTGCTCGGCGGCGTGACCACCGCGCTGTACGGCCTGATCGGCGTCATCGGCGTGAAGATCTGGGTCGACAACAAGGTCGACTTCTCACGCCCCGTGAACCAGTACACCGCCGCGGTCGCGCTGATCGTCGCAGTCGGCGGGTTCGCGATCAAGGGCGAGAGCGGCTTCGAGCTGGGCGGCATCGTCATCGCCACGGTCGCCGCGATCGTCATCTACCACGGCGGCAACGCGATCGCCCGGCTGCGGAAGACCGGCGCCGACGACCCGAAGCCGCTCGCGGCGGTCGGTCCGATCGGCGGCGACCCCACCGATCGTTGAGCGAGCGATGGTCGTTGAGCGAGCGATGGTCGTTGAGCGAGCGATGGTCGTTGAGCGAGCGCAGCGAGACGAAACGCAGAGACGAAACGCAGAGACGAAACGCCTTCAGCCGACCTGAGAGCGTTTCGGCTCTGCGTTTCGTCTTCGCTCCTTCGTCGCTCCGCGGGGCGACCACCTTCGTCGCTCGCGGGGCGACCCGGGGCTGAGAGCGTTTTCGTCTCGCTCGTTCCTCGCTCGCTCAACGACCGGGCGGACGCACCCAACGACAGGGAGGCGGCTACGCGTCGATCGCGCGCAGCGCGGTGGACGCGGGGTCGGATGCCACGAAGGGCAGCGGCTCCGCCGGATCGCCCAGCCCGTACATCCGGTGCACCCAGCACCGCGCCGCCTGCAGCGGATAGGTCCTCCCGTACACGGCGCGCTTGACGATCACGCCCTCCAGCACACTGCGCAGCATGACCTCCTCGAGGGCGGGGTCGTCGGCGCCGCGCTCGCGGAACAGATCCTGCATGAGCTCACCGGCCGCGAGCACCGCCTCGAGGCTGCGCTGCTCGGACTCGGCGTAGATGCGGTGCGTGGTGGGCAGAATGGACAGACCCAGGGTGATGCGCTGCTGCGGCATGCTCTGATCCGCGCCGATCAGTGACATGTCGATGATCGTGCGCAGCCGCTCGTCGGCGCTCTCGTCGTCGAAGGCGAGCGCCGTCATCTTCGCGAAGTAGGCGTCGAGCACGGCGCCGACGAGCTGCTCCTTGCCCCCGAAGTAGTAGCTGACGAGTCCCTGCGCGACCCCCGCGTGGCGGGCGATCTCGGCCAGACTCGCCTCGTGATATCCCTTGTCGCCGAACACCTCGAAGGCGGCGTGCAGGATGGCGGCCTGCGAGCGCTCGCGGGCGTCGCGGTTCTGCGCTGCGGAACGCGGCATCCTCAGTCTCCTTTCCGATGCGCGGGCGGTGAGACTCCCCAGTTCATACGGCTCCCCAATGTCCCCGAGTGATGATATCGTGTTCGTTGATTGGACCCTCAATCAACGAACCAGTGGATGGCGATGGGAGTCGCCATCCGATCGTTCCGAAGTCGATCCGGCACCCGACGGGATCGCGCACGGAGGAACGGTTGACCTCTCCGCGGTCGTTTCGGCGCTCACCGCGAGGAGCCGCTGCGACGCACGGGGGCTTGCGCGCAGCTCCGGGAGGAGGGAGGGGAG
It encodes:
- a CDS encoding uracil-xanthine permease family protein encodes the protein MSLWKIHGNGRTVAPDAVVRPDERLNWPATIAIGVQHVVAMFGATFLVPILTGFPVPTTLLFSGVGTILFLLITRNKLPSYLGSSFAFIAPVTAATAVGGTGSALAGIVAVGVLLAIIGVVVHTAGVAWVDRFLPPVLAGTIVALIGFNLAGAAHNNFAAAPVTATVTLGLTILFAVVFRGFLGRISIFLGVIAGYIFAGIRGELDFEAVEKADWVGLPTFQFPDFVEPNTWSAMAMFLPVVLVLIAENVGHVRGVATMVNDPKINENTGKALIADGISTTLAGFFGGSGTTTYGENIGVMASTRVYSTAAYWVAGITAILLSMSPKFGAVINSVPAGVLGGVTTALYGLIGVIGVKIWVDNKVDFSRPVNQYTAAVALIVAVGGFAIKGESGFELGGIVIATVAAIVIYHGGNAIARLRKTGADDPKPLAAVGPIGGDPTDR
- a CDS encoding TetR/AcrR family transcriptional regulator, which encodes MPRSAAQNRDARERSQAAILHAAFEVFGDKGYHEASLAEIARHAGVAQGLVSYYFGGKEQLVGAVLDAYFAKMTALAFDDESADERLRTIIDMSLIGADQSMPQQRITLGLSILPTTHRIYAESEQRSLEAVLAAGELMQDLFRERGADDPALEEVMLRSVLEGVIVKRAVYGRTYPLQAARCWVHRMYGLGDPAEPLPFVASDPASTALRAIDA